The Vicia villosa cultivar HV-30 ecotype Madison, WI linkage group LG1, Vvil1.0, whole genome shotgun sequence genome includes a region encoding these proteins:
- the LOC131606164 gene encoding 14 kDa proline-rich protein DC2.15-like translates to MASKVAIILVLNILFFTAVTSNYVPCPPPPPKGHNHHHSHPKNPTCPRDTIKFGVCADVLGLINVQLGKPPKTPCCSLIDGLANLEAAVCLCTALKANILGINLNLPINLSLVLNYCGKGVPKGFVCA, encoded by the coding sequence ATGGCTTCCAAGGTTGCAATTATCCTTGTCCTTAACATTCTCTTTTTCACTGCTGTAACATCCAATTATGTTCCATGTCCTCCACCACCACCAAAAGGTCACAATCACCATCACTCACATCCAAAGAACCCAACATGTCCTAGAGACACAATTAAGTTTGGTGTGTGTGCTGATGTATTAGGTTTGATCAATGTTCAACTAGGTAAGCCACCAAAGACACCATGCTGTTCTCTCATTGATGGTCTTGCCAATCTTGAAGCTGCTGTCTGTCTTTGCACTGCTCTTAAGGCTAATATCTTAGGCATTAACCTTAATCTTCCCATTAATCTGAGCCTGGTACTTAATTACTGTGGAAAGGGAGTTCCAAAGGGGTTCGTTTGCGCTTAA
- the LOC131636130 gene encoding uncharacterized protein LOC131636130, with protein MASENNNFVQPVIPRFDGHYDHWSMLMENLLKSKEYWTLVETGITAPENESALTEAQRRKLDDQRSKDLKAKNYLFQAIDRAVLETILKKDTAKDIWDAMKKKYQGTARVKRAQLQALRKEFEILHMKEGESVNDYFSRTLSISNKMRINRDKLEEVAIIEKILRSMTNKFDYVVCSIEESNDIDSLSIDELQSSLLVHEKKDGYLCRGGASLESHCS; from the coding sequence ATGGCGTCTGAAAACAACAACTTTGTGCAACCTGTTATTCCACGCTTCGATGGTCACTATGATCATTGGAGTATGTTGATGGAAAATTTATTGAAATCCAAAGAGTATTGGACTCTTGTGGAAACTGGCATCACTGCACCAGAAAATGAATCGGCTTTGACAGAAGCACAAAGAAGGAAGTTAGATGATCAGAGATCAAAGGATTTGAAGGCGAAGAATTATTTGTTTCAAGCAATCGATCGTGCTGTACTGGAGACCATCCTAAAGAAGGACACTGCTAAAGATATATGGGATGCAATGAAGAAGAAGTATCAAGGCACTGCACGGGTAAAACGTGCACAACTCCAAGCTCTTCGCAAAGAGTTCGAAATTCTTCACATGAAGGAAGGCGAGTCTGTCAATGATTATTTTTCAAGAACACTATCAATTTCAAACAAGATGCGCATTAACAGAGACAAATTGGAAGAGGTTGCGATTATTGAGAAAATCCTTCGCTCAATGACAAACAAATTTGATTATGTGGTGTGTTCCATTGAAGAATCGAATGACATCGATAGTCTTTCGATTGATGAATTGCAAAGCTCACTATTAGTTCATGAGAAAAAAGATGGTTATCTATGTCGTGGAGGAGCAAGCCTTGAAAGTCACTGCTCATGA